The nucleotide sequence CAGCGGATCGCGCACCCGGTCGGCGAGGCGGCCGAGCAATGCGTTTCCCAGGGCCAGGCCGCCCAGGAACGTCGCGAGGACCACGGCGTGGGCATACGACGAGTTGCCGAGGATGGCGCCGAGATACCGGGACCAGAGCACCTCGTAAGCCAGGCCCGTGGCGCCCGAGAGGATGAATGCGCACGCCAGGACCGCGGAGCGGCCGCGGGCCGGGACGATTCCTTGCCCCATCGCGCCATGGTACCGGGCGCCACGGGCATGACCAAGTCGCGGGCCATGGTCAAATGGGAGAGGCCTTTCGTGGGTGAGTCGCTCCCGGGCCGGGCCCGGAGGGGAAACTTTCACCTGCGCGGGGCGGTCATGCCCTCGTCCGAGAGGAGGTCGCGCGTTTGGCGAAGACGTACTGGTCGTGGGTCGTCGCGGCTTTGGCCGCCGGCTCCGTCCTGTCCGGTCCCGCCCTCGCGGCTGACTCGCGGGGAGGACAGGATCAGGTCTCGCAGCAGCAGGCCCAGAAGGGGCGGTCGGTCTCCAAGCTCTTCGACGCGCTCGAGCTTTCGCCCGAGCAGCGATCCAGTTGCCTGGCGGTCGTCAGGCAGGGCTGGGAAGTCAACCGTTCCCTGCGGCAGGATGCCCAGGAGACCTGGCACGAACTCATGGCGACGCTGCGCAGGCCCGAAGTCTCGCTGGATCAGGCCCTGACCATGCAGCGCAAGCTCTCCAGGCTCCAGCAGGCGCTGGCCGAGAAGCGGCTGGAAACCTGGTTCGCCATGCGCAAGCTCCTCACCCCCGAGCAGCTCGATCGGCTCTCCTCGCTGCGTCTGGATACGACGCTCTGGCTAGAGGAAGAAAGTGGCGAGCCGCGCGATACCAAACAGCGCCGGAATGACCTCCGTTAGGGCCAATCCGCGCACTGCGTCCGCCCCGGGCGACGAGGAGTTGATCGCCCGGGCGCAGCGTGGCGACGGCGCGGCCTTCGGCGATCTGGTCCGGCGCATGCAGGACCGGGTGTTCAACCTGGCCTACCGCATGACCGGCGACCGCGAGATGGCCGCCGACGTCACCCAGGACGCGTTCCTGCGGGCCTACCGCTCCCTCGGCAAGTTGCGCGAGCCGGGGCGCTTCTCGTCGTGGCTGCTCAAGATAGTCAGCAACCTCTCGCTGGACGCGCTGCAGGCCAAGGGAACGGTGTCGCTGGATGCCCTGCTCGAGGAGGGCGACGAGCACCTGCCGGTCTCGGGCTCCGATCCGGTGGACGCCCTCGAGGGCGTCATCGCCGACGAGGCCATCGCCGCCGCCCTGGACAAGGTGCCGCCGGTGTACCGGCAGGTCCTGGTGCTGCGGCACATCGAGGACTTGCCCTACGAGAAGATCGCGGAAATGCTGGAGATTCCGCTTGGCACGGTCAAGACGCGGCTGTTCCGGGGGCGCGAGCAATTGCGCCAGTTTCTGACCCAGGGAGGGCTGGTGCCATGAGGAATCCACCGGCTGTCCCGACACCTGTCCACGAGCCCCACGCCGGGCAGGGATGCCCGGCGGACCGTCACGGACGGCACGGCGGGGGGGGTCGGGGGGGCGGCACCCCCCCGAGGAGGCTGCCATGAGGTGTGGAACTGCACGAGTCTTCATCCAGGAGACGCTGGATGGTCCGCTGTCGCCGCCCGACGAGGCCATGCTCGAGGCGCACATGGCGGGCTGCGAGCCATGCCGCAACTACCGGCAGGCCATGACCCGGGT is from Candidatus Tanganyikabacteria bacterium and encodes:
- a CDS encoding sigma-70 family RNA polymerase sigma factor, with product MTSVRANPRTASAPGDEELIARAQRGDGAAFGDLVRRMQDRVFNLAYRMTGDREMAADVTQDAFLRAYRSLGKLREPGRFSSWLLKIVSNLSLDALQAKGTVSLDALLEEGDEHLPVSGSDPVDALEGVIADEAIAAALDKVPPVYRQVLVLRHIEDLPYEKIAEMLEIPLGTVKTRLFRGREQLRQFLTQGGLVP
- a CDS encoding periplasmic heavy metal sensor, encoding MAKTYWSWVVAALAAGSVLSGPALAADSRGGQDQVSQQQAQKGRSVSKLFDALELSPEQRSSCLAVVRQGWEVNRSLRQDAQETWHELMATLRRPEVSLDQALTMQRKLSRLQQALAEKRLETWFAMRKLLTPEQLDRLSSLRLDTTLWLEEESGEPRDTKQRRNDLR